From Micromonospora nigra, one genomic window encodes:
- a CDS encoding ABC transporter permease, producing the protein MTDNPQAGSPDKEPASEEQAGRTALGNTERAEVATTPKQPTPEARPTLGRLFLDNLWAANTVTVTVLSLLLAMLVGAVLIIVSDPDVLGTYSYITARPADAINSSWTLVSEAYGNLFKGAVFDPDAVGFQAAMSPISETLTYTAPLVFTGLAVALAFRGGLFNIGAQGQATMGVILAALAGFLLPLPPGLHLLVAVLAGALGGAIWGFVPGILKARTGAHEVINTIMLNYIAVYFLTWMIVQNGVRDPDRADAISRSVDPSAQLPRLLGDGLRVHAGIILAVLATWAVAWLLNRSTLGFELRAVGANPDAARTAGISVTRTYVLVMVFAGALAGLGGSQMVLGTTASALTPLVVAQIGFDGILVALLGRVKPWGVALAALLFGALQAGGNRMQSYSGISLELVTVLQALIVIFIAAPALVKAIFQLRAARAARPQTSLAKGW; encoded by the coding sequence ATGACCGACAACCCCCAGGCGGGCTCGCCGGACAAGGAGCCGGCGAGCGAGGAGCAGGCCGGGCGGACCGCGCTCGGCAACACCGAACGCGCCGAGGTGGCGACCACGCCGAAGCAGCCCACCCCCGAGGCCCGCCCGACTCTGGGCCGGCTGTTCCTGGACAACCTCTGGGCGGCGAACACCGTCACCGTGACGGTGCTGTCGCTGCTGCTGGCGATGCTCGTCGGCGCGGTGCTGATCATCGTGTCCGACCCGGACGTGCTCGGCACGTACAGCTACATCACCGCGCGGCCCGCCGACGCGATCAACTCCAGTTGGACGTTGGTCAGCGAGGCGTACGGCAACCTGTTCAAGGGCGCCGTCTTCGACCCCGACGCCGTCGGGTTCCAGGCGGCGATGAGCCCGATCTCGGAGACGCTCACCTACACCGCCCCACTGGTGTTCACCGGCCTGGCGGTGGCGCTCGCCTTCCGGGGCGGCCTGTTCAACATCGGTGCGCAGGGCCAGGCCACCATGGGCGTCATCCTGGCCGCCCTGGCCGGTTTCCTGCTGCCCCTGCCGCCCGGCCTGCACCTGCTGGTCGCGGTGCTCGCGGGCGCGCTGGGCGGCGCGATCTGGGGCTTCGTGCCGGGCATCCTCAAGGCGCGTACCGGCGCGCACGAGGTGATCAACACGATCATGCTCAACTACATCGCGGTGTACTTCCTGACCTGGATGATCGTGCAGAACGGCGTCCGCGACCCGGACCGCGCGGACGCGATCAGCAGGTCGGTGGACCCCTCCGCGCAGCTGCCCCGGCTGCTCGGTGACGGGCTGCGGGTGCACGCCGGCATCATCCTGGCGGTGCTCGCCACCTGGGCGGTGGCCTGGCTGCTCAACCGCTCCACGCTCGGCTTCGAGCTGCGCGCCGTCGGTGCCAACCCGGACGCCGCCCGCACCGCCGGGATCAGCGTCACCCGCACCTACGTGCTGGTCATGGTGTTCGCGGGTGCGCTTGCCGGGCTCGGCGGCTCGCAGATGGTGCTGGGCACCACCGCGAGCGCTCTCACCCCGCTGGTGGTCGCCCAGATCGGCTTCGACGGCATCCTGGTGGCGCTGCTCGGTCGGGTCAAGCCGTGGGGCGTGGCGCTGGCCGCCCTGCTGTTCGGCGCGTTGCAGGCCGGCGGCAACCGGATGCAGTCGTACTCGGGGATCTCGCTGGAGCTGGTCACCGTGCTCCAGGCGCTGATCGTCATCTTCATCGCCGCGCCTGCCCTGGTGAAGGCGATCTTCCAGCTCCGGGCCGCCCGCGCCGCCCGGCCGCAGACGAGCCTCGCGAAGGGCTGGTGA
- a CDS encoding BMP family lipoprotein: MRIASVVAMGGLVLSAAACGEAPDEDNNAGTGGDKYSACMVTDVGGIDDKSFNTSAWQGLEDAKAENGDIDIKYVASKAEADYEVNLTQYVNQDCDFILAVGGLMSEATKKIAEANPEQQFGIVDADPGVANVYPMQFDTAQAAFLAGYVAAGMTKTGKVGTYGGLPIPPVTIFMDGYADGVAHHNQVKGTNVQVLGWDKATQKGSFTNDFVKQDEGKKVSDALVAQGADIIMPVAGGAGLGTTSAAKASGGKYNTIWVDVDGCKSTPDCSVIITTVVKNIPGAVKEAVLKAAGGEKLAADPGFVGTLANDGVSIAPYNEFDSKVPAELKAEVDKLKADISAGTVKVESAAQPK, from the coding sequence ATGCGGATCGCCTCGGTCGTCGCGATGGGTGGGCTCGTGCTGAGCGCCGCCGCGTGCGGCGAGGCCCCCGATGAGGACAACAACGCCGGTACCGGTGGCGACAAGTACAGCGCCTGCATGGTGACCGACGTCGGTGGCATCGACGACAAGTCGTTCAACACCTCGGCCTGGCAGGGCCTGGAGGACGCCAAGGCCGAGAACGGCGACATCGACATCAAGTACGTCGCGTCGAAGGCGGAGGCGGACTACGAGGTCAACCTGACCCAGTACGTCAACCAGGACTGCGACTTCATCCTGGCCGTCGGCGGCCTGATGTCCGAAGCCACCAAGAAGATCGCCGAGGCCAACCCGGAGCAGCAGTTCGGCATCGTCGACGCCGACCCCGGTGTCGCCAACGTCTACCCGATGCAGTTCGACACCGCTCAGGCCGCCTTCCTCGCCGGCTACGTCGCCGCCGGCATGACCAAGACGGGCAAGGTGGGCACCTACGGCGGTCTGCCGATCCCGCCGGTGACCATCTTCATGGACGGCTACGCCGACGGCGTCGCGCACCACAACCAGGTCAAGGGCACCAACGTGCAGGTCCTCGGGTGGGACAAGGCCACCCAGAAGGGCTCCTTCACCAACGACTTCGTCAAGCAGGACGAGGGCAAGAAGGTCAGCGACGCGCTGGTGGCCCAGGGCGCGGACATCATCATGCCGGTCGCCGGCGGCGCCGGCCTCGGCACCACCAGCGCGGCCAAGGCGTCCGGCGGCAAGTACAACACCATCTGGGTGGACGTCGACGGCTGCAAGAGCACCCCGGACTGCTCCGTGATCATCACGACCGTGGTGAAGAACATCCCGGGCGCCGTCAAGGAGGCCGTGCTCAAGGCCGCCGGTGGCGAGAAGCTGGCGGCCGACCCCGGCTTCGTCGGCACCCTGGCCAACGACGGGGTGTCCATCGCCCCGTACAACGAGTTCGACAGCAAGGTGCCGGCCGAGCTCAAGGCCGAGGTCGACAAGCTGAAGGCCGACATCTCCGCGGGCACCGTCAAGGTCGAGTCCGCCGCGCAGCCGAAGTGA
- a CDS encoding alpha-amylase family glycosyl hydrolase yields the protein MSLTPHHDGSALYVPEQEPALGDTVDVFVRVPAGTDVRQVHVRTTGDGEPRFAEAVVDRRDGDEVWWRAPVEVRNPVSNYRFLLTGARGTRWLTAAGTVDHDVPDNGDFKLVSYAPPPAWARDAVIYQIFPDRFARSAAADARAVPDWAVPCDWDTPVVGRGPQTPYQFYGGDLDGITERLDHLDRLGVNTVYLTPFFPARSNHRYDAASFDAVDPLLGGDAALARLAEAVHARGWRLLGDITSNHTGDAHRWFTAAASDGSAPERELYYFDEATGDYESWNGVRSLPKLNWGSAELRRRFATDPDSLLRRWLRPPYALDGWRVDVANMTGRRGADAHTHEVARLLRSVVAQTRADGLLLAEHGHDHTGDLDRDGWHGTMNYVGFTDPVWSWLRHGDEPLPHFLGTPTGVRRRDAPAVLATMDAYRSLVSWRSYTHSWQLLGSHDSARIRTVVGDAARQEVAAGLLATMPGTPVVFAGDELGLTGANGESSRTPMPWHRPERWDASTFAAYRALLALRRGEPALRHGGLRRVYADADTLVFLRESTAGGVLVLARRAAGAPVRLPGLPPAENLYGGAPALRPDPTGAVTLPADGPTFQVWRF from the coding sequence ATGTCCCTCACGCCGCACCACGACGGCTCCGCCCTGTACGTCCCCGAGCAGGAACCCGCCCTCGGCGACACCGTCGACGTCTTCGTCCGGGTGCCGGCCGGCACCGACGTCCGGCAGGTGCACGTGCGCACCACCGGCGACGGCGAGCCTCGGTTCGCCGAGGCCGTCGTGGACCGCCGCGACGGCGACGAGGTCTGGTGGCGGGCCCCGGTCGAGGTCCGCAACCCGGTCAGCAACTACCGCTTCCTGCTCACCGGAGCGCGCGGCACCCGCTGGCTCACCGCCGCCGGCACCGTCGACCACGACGTGCCCGACAACGGCGACTTCAAGCTCGTCAGCTACGCCCCACCGCCCGCCTGGGCCCGCGACGCGGTCATCTACCAGATCTTCCCCGACCGGTTCGCCCGCTCCGCCGCCGCCGACGCCCGCGCCGTGCCCGACTGGGCCGTCCCCTGCGACTGGGACACCCCGGTCGTCGGGCGCGGCCCGCAGACCCCGTACCAGTTCTACGGTGGCGACCTCGACGGGATCACCGAGCGCCTGGACCACCTCGACCGCCTGGGCGTCAACACCGTCTACCTGACACCGTTCTTCCCGGCCCGGTCGAACCACCGCTACGACGCGGCCAGCTTCGACGCCGTCGACCCGCTGCTCGGCGGGGACGCCGCCCTGGCCCGGCTCGCCGAGGCGGTGCACGCCCGGGGCTGGCGACTGCTGGGCGACATCACCAGCAACCACACCGGCGACGCCCACCGGTGGTTCACCGCCGCAGCGTCCGACGGGTCCGCGCCCGAACGGGAGCTGTACTACTTCGACGAGGCGACCGGCGACTACGAGTCCTGGAACGGCGTCCGGTCGCTGCCGAAGCTGAACTGGGGCAGCGCCGAGCTGCGCCGCCGGTTCGCCACCGACCCGGACTCGCTGCTGCGACGATGGCTGCGCCCGCCGTACGCCCTCGACGGCTGGCGGGTCGACGTGGCCAACATGACCGGCCGGCGGGGTGCCGACGCCCACACCCACGAGGTGGCGCGGCTGCTGCGCTCGGTGGTGGCCCAGACCCGCGCGGACGGTCTGCTGCTCGCCGAGCACGGCCACGACCACACGGGCGACCTGGACCGCGACGGCTGGCACGGCACGATGAACTACGTGGGGTTCACCGACCCGGTCTGGTCCTGGCTGCGCCACGGCGACGAGCCGCTGCCCCACTTCCTCGGCACCCCGACCGGGGTGCGGCGGCGGGACGCGCCGGCCGTGCTGGCGACCATGGACGCGTACCGGTCGCTGGTGTCCTGGCGGTCCTACACCCACTCCTGGCAGCTGCTCGGCTCGCACGACTCGGCCCGGATCCGCACGGTGGTCGGCGACGCCGCCCGCCAGGAGGTCGCGGCCGGGCTGCTGGCCACCATGCCCGGCACGCCGGTGGTCTTCGCCGGTGACGAACTGGGCCTGACCGGTGCCAACGGCGAGAGTTCGCGGACGCCGATGCCGTGGCACCGGCCGGAGAGGTGGGACGCCTCGACGTTCGCCGCCTACCGGGCGCTGCTCGCGCTGCGTCGGGGTGAGCCGGCGCTGCGCCACGGCGGCCTGCGCCGGGTGTACGCCGACGCCGACACCCTGGTGTTCCTGCGGGAGTCGACCGCCGGTGGCGTCCTGGTGCTGGCCCGGCGCGCTGCGGGTGCGCCGGTGCGCCTGCCGGGCCTGCCACCCGCCGAGAACCTGTACGGCGGCGCGCCCGCACTGCGCCCCGACCCGACCGGCGCGGTGACCCTGCCCGCCGACGGCCCCACCTTCCAGGTGTGGCGGTTCTGA
- a CDS encoding ABC transporter ATP-binding protein produces the protein MDLTVEPGEIHALLGENGAGKSTLMNVLYGLYQPDEGEILVDGKPLKLRGPSDAIAAGIGMVHQHFMLVPVFTVAENIMLGAERTRGGIAGFLDRRRARREVAEVSERYNLRVDPDAVIEDLPVGLQQRVEIVKALTRDVDLLILDEPTAVLTPQETEELLTVMRSLKAAGKSIVFITHKLGEVKAIADRITVIRRGKTVGTASPTASRDELAALMVGRSVRLTVDKTPATPGRPVLEVSGLVADDDRQCRAVRGVDLTVRAGEVLGVAGVQGNGQTELIEAIMGLRPVLAGSVTVDGQRIDGWSTKKVLRAGVGYVPEDRSVDGLVKEFSVAENLVLDVYDRPPFGRGLALRPEAIASSARERIAQFDVRTPSADSPVGTLSGGNQQKVIVARELSRELKLLIAAQPTRGVDVGSIEFIHGRIVRERDQGTAVVVVSSELDEVIGLADRIAVMYRGRIIGVVGPDTPREEIGLLMAGVTPDTAPADRPSPGTGATTATTNGDAATTTDATAATTDRDVPATDGAAPAPEGPVNEDKR, from the coding sequence ATCGACCTGACGGTGGAGCCTGGAGAGATCCACGCCCTGCTCGGCGAGAACGGTGCCGGCAAGTCGACCCTGATGAACGTCCTCTACGGGCTGTACCAGCCCGACGAGGGCGAGATCCTGGTCGACGGGAAGCCGTTGAAGCTGCGGGGCCCTTCGGACGCGATCGCGGCCGGGATCGGCATGGTGCACCAGCACTTCATGCTGGTGCCCGTCTTCACCGTCGCGGAGAACATCATGCTCGGCGCCGAGCGCACCCGGGGCGGCATCGCCGGCTTCCTGGACCGCCGCCGCGCCCGTCGCGAGGTCGCCGAGGTCTCCGAGCGGTACAACCTGCGGGTCGACCCGGACGCGGTGATCGAGGACCTGCCCGTCGGCCTCCAGCAGCGGGTGGAAATCGTCAAGGCGCTGACCCGCGACGTCGACCTGCTGATCCTCGACGAGCCGACCGCGGTGCTCACTCCGCAGGAGACCGAGGAACTGCTGACGGTCATGCGGTCGCTCAAGGCGGCCGGCAAGTCGATCGTGTTCATCACCCACAAGCTCGGCGAGGTCAAGGCCATCGCCGACCGGATCACCGTGATCCGGCGCGGGAAGACCGTCGGCACCGCCTCCCCGACGGCCAGCCGGGACGAACTGGCCGCGCTGATGGTCGGTCGCAGCGTCCGGCTCACCGTCGACAAGACCCCCGCCACCCCCGGCCGCCCCGTGCTGGAGGTCTCGGGCCTGGTGGCCGACGACGACCGGCAGTGCCGCGCGGTGCGCGGCGTCGACCTCACCGTCCGTGCGGGCGAGGTGCTGGGTGTCGCGGGCGTGCAGGGCAACGGGCAGACCGAGCTGATCGAGGCGATCATGGGGCTGCGGCCGGTGCTGGCCGGCTCGGTCACCGTCGACGGCCAGCGGATCGACGGCTGGTCGACCAAGAAGGTGCTCCGCGCGGGCGTCGGCTACGTGCCCGAGGACCGCAGCGTCGACGGCCTGGTCAAGGAGTTCTCCGTCGCGGAGAACCTGGTCCTCGACGTCTACGACCGCCCGCCCTTCGGCCGGGGCCTGGCGCTGCGGCCGGAGGCCATCGCGTCGTCCGCCCGGGAGCGGATCGCACAGTTCGACGTGCGGACGCCCTCCGCGGACTCCCCGGTCGGCACCCTCTCCGGCGGCAACCAGCAGAAGGTGATCGTGGCCCGGGAGCTGTCCCGGGAGCTGAAGCTCCTCATCGCCGCCCAGCCCACCCGCGGCGTGGACGTGGGCTCGATCGAGTTCATCCACGGCCGGATCGTGCGTGAGCGCGACCAGGGCACCGCCGTGGTGGTGGTCTCCAGCGAACTCGACGAGGTGATCGGCCTGGCCGACCGCATCGCGGTCATGTACCGCGGCCGGATCATCGGCGTCGTCGGCCCGGACACCCCCCGCGAGGAGATCGGTCTGCTGATGGCCGGCGTCACCCCGGACACCGCGCCGGCGGACCGCCCGTCACCGGGAACCGGGGCCACCACGGCCACCACGAACGGCGACGCGGCGACCACCACCGACGCCACGGCGGCCACCACCGACCGCGACGTCCCGGCCACCGACGGCGCGGCTCCGGCCCCCGAGGGCCCAGTCAACGAGGACAAGCGATGA
- a CDS encoding cytidine deaminase, with the protein MEIDWVRLRAAATEVMRHAYVPYSKFPVGAAALVDDGRVVVGCNVENAAYGVVLCAECGVVSSLHATGGGRIVALSCVDATGEPLMPCGRCRQLLWEQGGPECLVEAAEGPLRMAELLPHAFDVADIEAVTGAHPVPEVPGRLAAWRGRGTVFVHPDLSAGQQVWTAYWERSAGDDADAETGVLEEGPSWGDPAEAIAWGLARTPRVVVVDAGGTIFWAGEGEPPMEIPVRWS; encoded by the coding sequence ATGGAGATCGACTGGGTGCGGCTGCGGGCCGCCGCCACCGAGGTGATGCGGCACGCGTACGTGCCGTACTCGAAGTTCCCGGTCGGGGCGGCGGCGCTCGTCGACGACGGTCGGGTCGTGGTGGGCTGCAACGTCGAGAACGCCGCGTACGGCGTGGTGCTCTGCGCCGAGTGCGGGGTGGTCTCCTCGCTGCACGCCACGGGCGGCGGGCGGATCGTGGCGCTGTCCTGCGTCGACGCCACCGGTGAGCCGTTGATGCCGTGCGGGCGCTGCCGCCAGCTGTTGTGGGAGCAGGGTGGGCCGGAGTGCCTGGTCGAGGCCGCCGAGGGCCCGCTGCGGATGGCCGAGCTGCTGCCGCACGCCTTCGACGTGGCCGACATCGAGGCGGTCACCGGGGCGCACCCGGTGCCGGAGGTGCCGGGCCGGCTCGCCGCCTGGCGCGGCCGGGGCACCGTGTTCGTGCACCCCGACCTGTCGGCCGGGCAGCAGGTCTGGACGGCGTACTGGGAGAGGTCCGCCGGGGACGACGCGGATGCCGAGACCGGGGTGCTGGAGGAGGGGCCGAGCTGGGGCGACCCGGCGGAGGCGATCGCCTGGGGACTGGCCCGTACGCCCCGCGTGGTCGTGGTGGACGCGGGCGGGACGATCTTCTGGGCCGGCGAGGGTGAGCCGCCGATGGAGATCCCGGTTCGTTGGAGCTGA
- a CDS encoding ABC transporter permease has translation MSTMAVEDVAVAPVDEGFWTRTRKVGLVLVGLGLLGAVLFGALATDQQARFTLSEDSAGAALEVNGTIGAIGFGILALAAGAAMLAGLPKRWFIPVLGAGLVAFVLSFLCWQVSAAPAGQNFMPMVNIIRGTFILALPLIFGALAGVLCERSGVVNVAIEGQLLMGAFSGALFGSISGSVWVGLVAAAIGGALISLLLAVFAIRYLVDQVVMGIVLNLLAVGVTGFLYERLMQTDAQRYNSAPRFSNWEIPLLSDIPLLGPALFRGNIFLYLGLLLVLVIHIALFRTRWGLRTRAVGEHPTAADTLGVRVLRLRYLNVLAAGMVAGIGGASYTLALYSFTKNMIGGKGFIALAALIFGRWSPTGALLAALFFGFADQLATYLSAINSVIPSQFLAMLPYLATILAVAGLVGRVRAPAADGKPYIKG, from the coding sequence ATGTCCACGATGGCTGTCGAGGACGTCGCGGTCGCGCCGGTCGACGAGGGATTCTGGACCCGTACCCGCAAGGTGGGCCTGGTGCTGGTCGGGCTCGGCCTGCTCGGCGCGGTGCTGTTCGGGGCCCTGGCCACCGACCAGCAGGCCCGCTTCACCCTCAGCGAGGACTCGGCCGGCGCCGCGCTGGAGGTCAACGGCACGATCGGCGCGATCGGATTCGGGATCCTCGCCCTCGCGGCCGGCGCGGCCATGCTGGCGGGCCTGCCGAAGCGCTGGTTCATCCCGGTGCTCGGTGCCGGTCTGGTCGCGTTCGTGCTGTCCTTCCTGTGCTGGCAGGTCTCCGCCGCGCCGGCCGGGCAGAACTTCATGCCCATGGTCAACATCATCCGGGGCACCTTCATCCTCGCCCTGCCGCTGATCTTCGGTGCGCTGGCCGGGGTGCTGTGCGAGCGCTCGGGGGTGGTCAACGTGGCCATCGAGGGCCAGTTGCTGATGGGGGCGTTCAGCGGCGCGCTGTTCGGCAGCATCTCCGGCAGCGTCTGGGTGGGCCTGGTGGCCGCCGCGATCGGCGGCGCGCTCATCTCGCTGCTGCTGGCCGTGTTCGCCATCCGCTACCTGGTCGACCAGGTCGTCATGGGCATCGTGCTCAACCTGCTCGCGGTGGGCGTCACCGGCTTCCTCTACGAGCGGCTGATGCAGACCGACGCGCAGCGCTACAACAGCGCGCCCCGGTTCAGCAACTGGGAGATCCCGCTGCTGTCGGACATCCCGCTGCTCGGTCCGGCGCTGTTCCGCGGCAACATCTTCCTCTACCTCGGCCTGCTGCTGGTCCTGGTGATCCACATCGCGTTGTTCCGCACCCGCTGGGGGCTGCGGACCCGCGCGGTCGGCGAGCACCCGACCGCCGCCGACACCCTCGGCGTCCGGGTGCTCCGGCTGCGGTACCTGAACGTGCTGGCCGCCGGCATGGTGGCCGGTATCGGTGGCGCGTCGTACACGTTGGCGCTGTACTCGTTCACCAAGAACATGATCGGCGGTAAGGGCTTCATCGCCCTCGCGGCGTTGATCTTCGGCCGGTGGAGCCCGACGGGGGCGCTGCTGGCGGCGCTGTTCTTCGGCTTCGCCGACCAGCTCGCCACCTACCTGAGCGCCATCAACAGCGTGATCCCCAGCCAGTTCCTGGCCATGCTGCCCTACCTGGCGACCATCCTGGCCGTGGCCGGGCTCGTGGGCCGGGTGCGCGCACCGGCCGCGGATGGTAAGCCGTACATCAAGGGCTGA
- a CDS encoding thymidine phosphorylase, with protein sequence MSSGFAAVDVIRVKRDGGVLSDAQIDWVVDAYTRGAVADEQMSALAMAILLNGMTGAEIARWTAAMIASGERLDLSSVPRPTVDKHSTGGVGDKITLPLTPLVAACGAAVPQLSGRGLGHTGGTLDKLESIPGWRAGLGNAEFIAQLRDVGAVICAAGDGLAPADRKLYALRDVTATVEAIPLIASSIMSKKIAEGTGALVLDVKVGSGAFMKSVDDARELARTMVELGGAHGVRTVALLTDMSTPLGLAVGNAVEVTESVEVLAGGGPADVVELTLALAREMLDAAGLPDADPAAALRDGRAMDSWRAMVRAQGGDPDAPMPAAGEVEVVRAEADGFVASVDAYAMGVAAWRLGAGRARKEDPVSVPAGVVLHRRPGDPVRAGDPLYELRAERADRLPAALAEAARAVTVAPAPPATAPLVIERIG encoded by the coding sequence ATGAGTAGTGGCTTTGCCGCTGTCGACGTCATCCGGGTGAAGCGGGACGGGGGAGTGCTGTCCGACGCGCAGATCGACTGGGTGGTGGACGCGTACACCCGGGGGGCCGTGGCCGACGAGCAGATGTCGGCGCTGGCCATGGCGATTCTGCTGAACGGGATGACCGGTGCGGAGATCGCCCGGTGGACGGCCGCGATGATCGCCAGCGGCGAGCGGCTGGACCTGTCGTCGGTGCCCCGTCCGACCGTGGACAAGCACTCGACCGGGGGTGTCGGTGACAAGATCACCCTGCCGTTGACGCCGCTCGTGGCGGCCTGCGGCGCGGCCGTGCCGCAGTTGTCCGGCCGGGGTCTCGGGCACACCGGCGGCACGCTGGACAAGCTGGAGTCGATCCCCGGCTGGCGGGCCGGCCTGGGTAACGCGGAGTTCATCGCCCAGCTGCGCGACGTCGGCGCGGTGATCTGCGCGGCCGGCGACGGCCTCGCCCCCGCCGACCGCAAGCTGTACGCGTTGCGCGACGTCACCGCCACGGTGGAGGCCATCCCGCTGATCGCCAGTTCGATCATGAGCAAGAAGATCGCCGAGGGGACCGGCGCTCTGGTGCTCGACGTGAAGGTGGGCTCCGGCGCGTTCATGAAGTCCGTCGACGACGCCCGCGAACTGGCCCGCACGATGGTGGAGCTGGGCGGTGCGCACGGCGTGCGGACGGTGGCGCTGCTCACCGACATGTCCACGCCGTTGGGGCTGGCCGTCGGCAACGCGGTCGAGGTCACCGAGTCGGTCGAGGTGCTGGCCGGCGGTGGCCCCGCCGACGTGGTCGAGCTGACCCTGGCACTGGCCCGGGAGATGCTGGACGCGGCCGGCCTGCCGGACGCCGACCCGGCGGCGGCGCTGCGCGACGGCCGGGCGATGGACTCCTGGCGTGCCATGGTGCGGGCCCAGGGTGGTGACCCGGACGCCCCGATGCCGGCGGCGGGCGAGGTCGAGGTGGTTCGTGCCGAGGCGGACGGCTTCGTGGCGTCGGTCGACGCGTACGCCATGGGGGTGGCCGCGTGGCGGCTCGGCGCCGGGCGGGCCCGCAAGGAGGACCCGGTCAGCGTTCCCGCCGGAGTGGTGCTGCACCGGCGGCCGGGCGATCCGGTGCGCGCCGGTGACCCCCTCTACGAGTTGCGCGCCGAGCGGGCGGACCGGCTCCCGGCGGCGCTGGCCGAGGCGGCCCGCGCCGTGACCGTGGCACCCGCCCCGCCGGCGACGGCACCCCTGGTCATCGAGCGGATCGGCTGA
- a CDS encoding putative RNA methyltransferase: MDPRVVGRLRCPVCHDPLAEVGDARVLRCPRRHSFDIARQGYVNLLAGRAPHAGDTAEMVAARADFLAAGHFDLISAVLATAAVHARHASAATAATDQAHPQPPAPTAHGYPLVVDAGAGTGRHLAAVLAALPDAVGLALDVAKPALRRAARAHPRAAAALTDTWQRLPLADAAATVLLNVFAPRNGAEFHRVLDRAGRLLVVTPAEDHLGELVAALGLLRVDPAKADRVADSLGGHFTEESTAVHRRELTLTGTEVATLVGMGPSAWHTDPAGLADRIAVLGEPVRVTVAVRLGVYRPRQAPPPRAR; the protein is encoded by the coding sequence ATGGACCCCCGCGTCGTCGGACGGCTGCGCTGCCCCGTCTGCCACGATCCGCTGGCCGAGGTCGGCGACGCCCGCGTCCTGCGCTGCCCGCGCCGGCACAGCTTCGACATCGCCCGCCAGGGGTACGTCAACCTGCTGGCCGGGCGCGCCCCGCACGCCGGGGACACCGCCGAGATGGTCGCCGCCCGCGCCGACTTTCTCGCCGCCGGGCACTTCGACCTGATCTCCGCCGTCCTCGCCACCGCCGCGGTTCACGCCAGGCACGCCAGCGCCGCGACGGCGGCCACGGATCAAGCCCACCCGCAGCCACCCGCACCCACGGCACACGGGTACCCGCTGGTGGTGGACGCCGGGGCCGGAACCGGCCGGCACCTCGCCGCGGTGCTGGCGGCGCTGCCGGACGCCGTCGGCCTGGCGCTGGACGTCGCCAAGCCGGCGCTGCGTCGCGCCGCCCGCGCCCACCCACGCGCGGCGGCGGCGCTGACCGACACCTGGCAGCGGCTGCCGCTGGCGGACGCCGCCGCGACGGTGCTGCTGAACGTCTTCGCCCCCCGCAACGGCGCCGAGTTCCACCGGGTGCTCGACCGGGCCGGACGGCTGCTGGTCGTCACCCCCGCCGAGGACCACCTCGGCGAACTCGTCGCCGCGCTCGGCCTGCTGCGGGTCGACCCGGCCAAGGCCGACCGGGTGGCCGACAGCCTCGGCGGGCACTTCACCGAGGAGTCGACGGCCGTGCACCGCCGGGAGCTGACCCTGACGGGCACGGAGGTCGCCACCCTGGTCGGGATGGGCCCGAGTGCCTGGCACACCGACCCCGCCGGGTTGGCCGACCGGATCGCCGTCCTCGGCGAGCCCGTCCGGGTCACCGTGGCGGTGCGGCTCGGCGTGTACCGCCCCCGCCAGGCGCCCCCGCCACGCGCCCGCTAG
- a CDS encoding DUF4272 domain-containing protein, with translation MIVPAPDPREVREASLDELTRLHLPLPPSQFPLVWEPGDEIELRPTADIEARIAVLHLILARCFGMPPQAAMSWLLASHLVERVTPPEFQFVTGGKGDHRSFVLHHDALFSLAWVLGLTKILDPTLPVDERLVERLPHIAAGETFGQWRSRILTAPQHPADAAALLDLHYCLDWAYLEVERAGRSLPGLVDANAIGQRRWALEWAVILRGPYHDEPPGWEEVDLST, from the coding sequence GTGATCGTTCCTGCCCCGGACCCCCGAGAGGTGCGCGAGGCCAGCCTGGACGAGCTGACCCGGCTGCACCTGCCCCTACCGCCGTCGCAGTTCCCCCTCGTGTGGGAGCCGGGCGACGAGATCGAGCTGCGCCCGACGGCGGACATCGAGGCGCGGATCGCCGTGCTGCACCTGATCCTGGCCCGTTGCTTCGGCATGCCCCCGCAGGCGGCGATGAGCTGGCTGCTCGCCTCGCACCTGGTGGAGAGGGTCACCCCGCCGGAGTTCCAGTTCGTCACCGGCGGCAAGGGCGACCACCGTTCGTTCGTGCTGCACCACGACGCGTTGTTCTCCCTGGCCTGGGTGCTGGGGCTGACGAAGATCCTGGACCCGACGCTGCCGGTGGACGAGCGACTGGTGGAGCGGCTGCCGCACATCGCCGCGGGGGAGACCTTCGGGCAGTGGCGCTCGCGCATCCTGACCGCTCCGCAGCACCCGGCCGACGCGGCGGCGCTGCTCGACCTGCACTACTGCCTCGACTGGGCGTACCTGGAGGTGGAGCGAGCGGGCCGGTCGCTGCCGGGACTGGTCGACGCCAACGCGATCGGCCAGCGCCGGTGGGCGCTGGAGTGGGCGGTGATCCTGCGCGGCCCGTACCACGACGAGCCGCCGGGCTGGGAGGAAGTCGACCTGTCGACCTAG